A stretch of Episyrphus balteatus chromosome 2, idEpiBalt1.1, whole genome shotgun sequence DNA encodes these proteins:
- the LOC129909325 gene encoding uncharacterized protein LOC129909325 — protein MDKKDKTDYTTSEMEDELLASSQETIGGCSDDVRGTSISEQPSKTGSAGGTSGTPVLRPAINQINPSGSRASQSHATRRKRRSASSHRRADFHRASFILSKIALNEEAGTPHENDAADKIKYGKIVEEYNNLLIEPKKSVKRIRSPEEANPPQKKSKANGTNKKAPSQGAAQSRTFSEIVRDDLQVAVVDELSTDNRALMSVWNSIEAKLSEMVFLYTLSATEGPYPSFDSGEMLRGYRVIKCEDVFSRDFLSKSVAEVSNKWDGLKLKLIPAKEIPRQPLARIGCPS, from the coding sequence atggacaaaaaagaCAAGACAGACTATACGACTTCCGAGATGGAAGATGAGCTTCTGGCCTCGAGCCAGGAAACAATCGGAGGGTGTTCAGATGATGTTAGAGGCACTAGCATCTCTGAGCAACCTTCAAAAACTGGAAGTGCAGGCGGAACCAGCGGTACCCCTGTACTTCGACCCGCAATAAACCAAATAAATCCTTCGGGTAGCAGAGCCAGCCAAAGCCATGCTACCCGGCGTAAGAGAAGATCAGCAAGTTCGCATCGGAGAGCGGATTTCCATAGGGCATCCTTCATTCTAAGCAAGATTGCTTTAAATGAGGAAGCTGGAACTCCGCACGAAAACGATGCTGCTGATAAGATCAAATATGGGAAGATTGTTGAGGAGTACAATAATCTTCTCATTGAACCAAAAAAGTCCGTTAAGAGAATTAGATCACCTGAGGAAGCTAATCCTCCTCAGAAAAAATCTAAAGCAAACGGCACCAACAAGAAAGCACCATCTCAGGGAGCGGCGCAATCGCGCACTTTTAGTGAGATTGTCAGAGACGATCTTCAAGTGGCGGTTGTAGATGAGCTCTCCACTGACAACAGAGCTCTGATGTCGGTGTGGAACTCCATCGAGGCTAAGCTTTCTGAGATGGTCTTTCTATATACCCTATCTGCAACTGAGGGACCCTACCCGAGTTTCGACTCTGGTGAGATGCTTAGGGGATACAGGGTAATCAAGTGCGAGGATGTGTTCTCTAGGGATTTCCTTAGTAAAAGTGTAGCTGAGGTCAGCAACAAATGGGATGGCTTGAAGCTCAAGCTTATCCCAGCTAAGGAAATTCCAAGACAACCACTGGCTCGCATTGGCTGCCCCTCATGA